From Paenibacillus graminis, a single genomic window includes:
- a CDS encoding GntR family transcriptional regulator → MMLNSEQAEPLYIQLKKAVQSAIANGTFNPGDKIPTEIELSANYNVSRITVRKAIEELVSEGYLTKRQGKGTFVNAHKIGRKIEHIISFTAACRANGLSSHSAITERKKIKADQETAERLQIQQGEPVLYIQRKRYAGERPLMLENNYYPFERFSFLMEESLEGSVYELLRDRYQIDPNQPGETVLQITLADEQQAKLLEIPIGQPLFYMNTIIYDQHSQPVHVGKQYIIGDRYQFTL, encoded by the coding sequence ATGATGTTAAATTCAGAACAGGCTGAGCCTCTATATATCCAATTGAAAAAGGCAGTCCAATCCGCCATTGCGAATGGAACCTTTAATCCCGGAGATAAAATCCCTACTGAAATTGAGCTAAGCGCGAACTACAATGTCAGCCGGATTACGGTAAGGAAAGCTATCGAGGAATTGGTGAGTGAAGGCTATCTGACAAAACGCCAGGGCAAGGGCACCTTTGTTAATGCGCATAAGATCGGACGCAAGATTGAGCATATCATCAGTTTTACGGCTGCCTGCAGAGCCAATGGATTGTCTTCGCACAGCGCCATAACCGAGAGGAAGAAGATTAAGGCCGACCAGGAAACCGCAGAGCGGCTGCAAATACAGCAGGGTGAGCCGGTGCTCTATATTCAGCGTAAAAGATATGCCGGTGAAAGACCGCTCATGCTGGAAAATAACTATTATCCGTTTGAGCGATTCTCCTTTCTAATGGAGGAAAGTCTGGAAGGCTCGGTGTATGAGCTGCTGCGGGACCGTTATCAGATTGATCCCAACCAGCCGGGAGAGACGGTATTGCAAATTACCCTGGCTGATGAGCAGCAGGCGAAATTACTGGAAATTCCGATTGGCCAGCCATTGTTCTATATGAATACAATTATTTATGACCAGCATAGTCAGCCTGTTCATGTGGGCAAGCAGTACATTATCGGTGACCGTTATCAATTTACTTTGTAA